Proteins from a single region of Helicoverpa armigera isolate CAAS_96S chromosome 21, ASM3070526v1, whole genome shotgun sequence:
- the LOC110377072 gene encoding tetraspanin-33: MHRRRGPNFTYVSGCVKYMIFVLNFIFWLFGGLLIAVGLYAFIDKWQATGLIKLDTVYDVMLNISLLIALLGGVVFVVSFAGCVGALRENTCLLKFYSLCLLILFLVEMGGAVCGFVFPRSLHGLLELSFTERVVHAYRDDPDLQNFIDFAQSDFHCCGLTSDGYMDWSKNEYFNCSSPSVERCGVPFSCCINATDISSGLVNIMCGYGVQNYPVAEASKRVWTSGCIEIVRSWAERNLYTIASVALGVALSQLFVIYLAKTLEGQIELQKARWQT; this comes from the exons ATGCATCGCCGCCGCGGTCCGAACTTCACTTACGTGAGCGGATGtgtaaaatatatgatttttgtattgaattttatattttgg TTATTTGGAGGTCTGCTGATCGCTGTAGGACTTTATGCATTCATCGATAAATGGCAGGCGACCGGATTAATtaaa CTGGATACCGTATACGATGTAATGCTGAACATAAGCCTGCTGATCGCGCTGCTAGGGGGCGTGGTTTTCGTCGTCAGCTTCGCAGGATGCGTCGGCGCATTGAGGGAGAACACTTGTCTGCTTAAGTTT TACTCCCTCTGCCTGCTGATCCTGTTTCTAGTCGAAATGGGCGGGGCTGTATGCGGCTTCGTGTTTCCCCGTTCTCTCCACGGTCTACTAGAGTTGAGCTTCACGGAACGTGTCGTGCACGCGTATAGAGATGACCCGgatttgcaaaattttatcGACTTTGCTCAAAGCGAT TTCCACTGCTGTGGTCTAACCTCAGACGGCTACATGGACTGGTCCAAGAACGAGTACTTCAACTGTTCCTCTCCATCCGTGGAGCGATGCGGAGTGCCCTTCTCATGCTGCATCAACGCCACCGATATATCCTCAGGACTCGTCAATATCATGTGCGGTTATGGTGTTCAGAACTACCCG GTGGCCGAAGCAAGCAAGCGCGTCTGGACGAGCGGCTGCATAGAGATCGTGCGATCCTGGGCCGAGCGCAATCTGTACACCATAGCGTCGGTCGCGCTAGGAGTTGCACTGTCGCAACTCTTCGTTATCTACCTCGCTAAGACTTTGGAGGGACAGATAGAGTTGCAGAAAGCTag ATGGCAGACATGA